The following coding sequences are from one Mesorhizobium onobrychidis window:
- a CDS encoding 3-methyl-2-oxobutanoate dehydrogenase (2-methylpropanoyl-transferring) subunit alpha has protein sequence MADAGMLRFHVPEPEVRPGGTPDFSDVTIPKAGSVPRPEIDVDPRTIRDMAFSIIRVLNRAGEAVGPWAGLLSDDELLEGLRHMMTLRSFDARMQMAQRQGKTSFYMQHLGEEAVSCAFRRALAPGDMNFPTYRQAGLLIADGYPMVTMMNQIYSNEADPLKGRQLPIMYSSKEHGFFSISGNLATQYIQAVGWAMASAISNDSKIAAAWIGDGSTAESDFHSALVFASTYKAPVVLNVVNNQWAISTFQGIARGGSGTFAARGLGFGIPSLRVDGNDYLAVHAVAKWAAERARKNLGPTLVEYVTYRVGAHSSSDDPSAYRPKAESDAWPLGDPIVRLKNHLIQRGVWSDERHTQAEAEILETVIAAQREAERHGTLHAGGKPSARDMFEGVYAEMPPHLRRQRQQAGV, from the coding sequence ATGGCTGATGCAGGAATGTTGCGCTTCCATGTGCCGGAGCCGGAGGTGCGGCCGGGCGGGACGCCGGATTTCTCTGATGTGACCATTCCCAAGGCCGGCTCGGTGCCGCGCCCGGAGATCGACGTCGATCCGCGCACCATCCGCGACATGGCGTTCTCGATCATCCGCGTGCTGAACCGCGCCGGCGAAGCCGTCGGTCCGTGGGCCGGCCTGCTTTCCGACGACGAACTGCTGGAAGGGCTGCGCCATATGATGACGCTGCGCAGCTTCGACGCGCGCATGCAGATGGCGCAGCGCCAGGGCAAGACCTCTTTCTACATGCAGCATCTCGGTGAAGAGGCGGTGAGCTGCGCCTTCCGCAGGGCACTGGCGCCGGGCGACATGAACTTTCCGACCTATCGGCAGGCCGGGCTGCTCATCGCCGACGGCTACCCGATGGTCACCATGATGAACCAGATCTATTCGAATGAAGCCGATCCGCTAAAGGGCCGGCAGCTGCCGATCATGTATTCGTCGAAGGAGCATGGCTTCTTCTCGATCTCCGGCAATCTGGCGACGCAATACATCCAGGCGGTCGGCTGGGCGATGGCTTCGGCGATCAGCAATGATTCGAAGATCGCCGCCGCCTGGATCGGCGACGGCTCGACCGCCGAGTCCGACTTCCATTCGGCGCTGGTGTTCGCCTCGACCTACAAGGCGCCGGTCGTGCTCAACGTCGTCAACAACCAGTGGGCGATCTCGACCTTCCAGGGCATAGCCCGCGGCGGCTCCGGCACTTTCGCCGCCCGTGGTCTCGGCTTCGGCATTCCGTCGCTGCGGGTAGACGGCAACGACTATCTCGCCGTCCATGCGGTGGCGAAATGGGCCGCCGAGCGGGCGCGGAAAAACCTCGGGCCGACGCTGGTCGAATACGTCACCTACCGCGTCGGCGCGCATTCGAGCTCCGACGACCCGTCGGCCTACCGGCCGAAGGCAGAGTCTGACGCGTGGCCGCTCGGCGACCCGATCGTCAGGCTGAAAAACCATCTCATCCAGCGCGGCGTCTGGTCGGACGAGCGCCACACCCAGGCCGAGGCGGAGATCCTGGAAACGGTGATCGCGGCGCAAAGGGAGGCCGAGCGCCACGGCACGCTGCATGCCGGCGGCAAGCCCTCGGCGCGCGACATGTTCGAAGGCGTCTATGCCGAGATGCCGCCGCATCTCAGGCGCCAACGCCAGCAGGCAGGGGTCTGA
- a CDS encoding saccharopine dehydrogenase family protein yields the protein MKKIIVVGAGKIGSTIAEMLASTGDYHVTLVDRSAAQLGAAELPDTVETLELDIEAAGTLEAALAGKFAVLSAAPFHLTTRIAEAAASAGVHYLDLTEDVVATRRVKQLARSAISAFIPQCGLAPGFISIVANDLASRFDTLESVRMRVGALPQYPSNALNYNLTWSTDGVINEYCEPCEAIVEGELIEVPPLEEREEFSLDGVTYEAFNTSGGLGTLAETLKGKVRTLNYRTIRYPGHAAIMKALLNDLGLRHRRDVLKDIFESALPATLQDVVIVFVTVSGRKNGRLLQETYANKIYAKRVGDTVRSAIQITTASAICAVLDMLADGTLPAKGFIKQEDIALDAFLANRFGHAYAQHEMVSRLAG from the coding sequence ATGAAGAAAATCATCGTTGTCGGCGCCGGCAAGATCGGCTCGACCATTGCCGAGATGCTGGCTTCCACCGGCGACTATCATGTCACCCTCGTCGACCGCTCGGCCGCACAGCTCGGCGCGGCCGAACTGCCTGATACGGTCGAGACGCTGGAACTCGACATCGAAGCCGCCGGAACGCTCGAAGCGGCCTTGGCCGGCAAGTTCGCGGTGCTCAGCGCAGCGCCCTTCCATCTGACCACGCGCATCGCCGAAGCGGCAGCCAGCGCCGGCGTGCATTATCTCGACCTGACCGAGGACGTCGTCGCGACCCGACGCGTCAAGCAACTGGCGCGCTCCGCCATCAGCGCCTTCATCCCGCAATGCGGGCTGGCGCCGGGCTTCATCTCGATCGTCGCCAACGATCTCGCCAGCCGCTTCGACACGCTGGAGAGCGTGCGCATGCGGGTCGGGGCGCTGCCGCAGTACCCCTCGAATGCGCTGAACTACAATCTGACCTGGAGCACGGACGGCGTCATCAACGAATATTGCGAGCCCTGCGAGGCGATCGTCGAAGGCGAACTGATCGAAGTGCCGCCGTTGGAGGAGCGCGAGGAATTCTCGCTCGACGGCGTCACCTACGAGGCATTCAACACGTCCGGAGGGCTCGGCACGCTGGCCGAAACGCTGAAGGGCAAGGTGCGCACGCTGAACTACCGCACCATCCGCTACCCCGGCCACGCCGCGATCATGAAGGCGCTGCTCAACGATCTCGGCCTGCGCCACCGCCGCGACGTGCTGAAGGACATTTTTGAGAGCGCCCTGCCGGCAACGCTGCAGGACGTGGTCATCGTCTTCGTCACAGTCAGCGGCCGCAAGAACGGCCGCCTGCTGCAGGAGACCTACGCCAACAAGATCTATGCCAAGCGTGTCGGCGATACGGTGCGCAGCGCCATCCAGATCACCACGGCCTCAGCCATCTGCGCGGTGCTCGACATGCTGGCCGACGGCACCTTGCCGGCGAAGGGCTTCATCAAGCAGGAGGACATTGCGCTCGATGCCTTCCTCGCCAACCGCTTCGGCCACGCCTATGCGCAGCACGAGATGGTTAGCCGGCTGGCGGGGTGA
- the lpdA gene encoding dihydrolipoyl dehydrogenase, with translation MKEISCKLLVIGAGPGGYVCAIRAGQLGIDTVIVEFGKPGGTCLNVGCIPSKALIHAAEEFEKISHMAGGKSPLGISIAIPSIDLETTIAWKDGIVSRLNSGVASLLKKAGVKTVHGWAKFRDGKTVEVETETGTQVVRAETVVIATGSASVELPSLPFGGPVISSTEALGLSEVPERLAVVGGGYIGLELGIAFAKMGAKVTVVEALPRVLAQYDAELIRPVVKRLTELGIEVLVNAKAKGLSTKRDALLVETATGKNGKIVADRILITVGRKPVIEDWGLEQIDLDMAGKFIRIDDQCRTSMRGIFAIGDVTGEPMLAHRAMAQGEMVAEIVAGHKRSWDKRCIPAICFTDPELVTAGLSPEEAKGLGGEIKVGLFPFAANGRAMTKMGEDGFVRVVARADNHLVLGIQAVGQGVSELSTAFGLALEMGARLEDIAGTIHAHPTQGEGFQEAALKALGHALHV, from the coding sequence ATGAAGGAAATATCCTGCAAGCTGCTCGTCATCGGCGCCGGTCCTGGCGGCTATGTCTGTGCCATCCGCGCCGGCCAGCTCGGCATCGACACGGTTATCGTCGAGTTCGGCAAGCCGGGCGGCACCTGCCTCAATGTCGGCTGCATTCCGTCCAAGGCGCTGATCCATGCGGCCGAGGAGTTCGAGAAAATCTCGCACATGGCCGGCGGCAAGAGCCCGCTTGGCATTTCAATCGCAATACCATCCATTGATCTCGAAACGACCATCGCATGGAAGGACGGCATTGTTAGCCGGCTGAACAGCGGCGTTGCCAGCCTGCTCAAGAAGGCCGGGGTCAAGACCGTGCATGGCTGGGCGAAATTCCGTGACGGCAAGACTGTCGAGGTCGAGACCGAGACCGGCACACAGGTCGTCCGCGCCGAGACGGTGGTGATCGCCACCGGCTCGGCGTCGGTCGAGCTGCCGTCACTGCCGTTCGGTGGGCCGGTGATCTCGTCCACCGAAGCGCTGGGGCTGAGCGAAGTGCCGGAAAGGCTTGCCGTCGTCGGTGGCGGCTATATCGGGCTGGAGCTCGGCATCGCCTTCGCCAAGATGGGCGCCAAGGTGACCGTGGTCGAGGCTTTGCCGCGCGTACTGGCGCAATATGATGCCGAACTGATCCGGCCGGTGGTGAAGCGGCTCACTGAGCTCGGTATCGAAGTGCTCGTGAATGCCAAGGCCAAGGGGCTGTCGACCAAGCGCGATGCGCTGCTGGTCGAGACGGCCACCGGCAAGAATGGCAAGATCGTTGCCGACAGGATTCTGATCACCGTCGGGCGCAAGCCGGTGATCGAAGACTGGGGGCTGGAGCAGATCGACCTCGACATGGCGGGAAAATTCATCCGCATCGACGACCAGTGCCGCACCTCGATGCGCGGCATCTTTGCCATTGGCGACGTCACCGGCGAGCCGATGCTGGCGCACCGGGCGATGGCGCAAGGCGAAATGGTCGCCGAGATCGTCGCCGGCCACAAGCGCAGCTGGGACAAGCGCTGCATTCCCGCCATCTGCTTCACCGATCCGGAGCTGGTCACTGCAGGCCTTTCGCCGGAGGAGGCAAAGGGGCTCGGTGGTGAGATCAAGGTCGGGCTGTTTCCGTTTGCCGCCAATGGCCGGGCAATGACCAAAATGGGTGAAGATGGATTTGTCCGGGTCGTTGCCCGCGCGGACAACCATCTGGTGCTCGGCATCCAGGCGGTCGGCCAGGGCGTGTCGGAACTGTCGACGGCGTTCGGCCTGGCGCTGGAGATGGGCGCGCGGCTGGAGGACATCGCCGGCACCATCCATGCACATCCGACACAAGGCGAGGGTTTTCAGGAAGCCGCGCTGAAGGCGCTTGGGCACGCGCTGCATGTTTGA
- a CDS encoding alpha-ketoacid dehydrogenase subunit beta, with product MPRRTMIEAIREAMDVSMARDERVIVFGEDVGFFGGVFRCTQGLQAKYGKSRCFDTPISESGIVGSAIGMAAYGLKPCVEVQFADYVYPAYDQIVSEAARLRYRSNGDFTCPIVVRMPTGGGIFGGQTHSQSPEALFTHVSGLKVVVPSNPHDAKGLLIAAIEDPDPVIFLEPKRLYNGPFDGHHERPVTPWSKHELGEVADGHYTVPLGKAVIRRPGADVTVLAYGTMVYVAQAAAEETGIDAEIIDLRTLLPLDLETIVGSVKKTGRCVVVHEATLTSGFGAELSALVQENCFYHLEAPVARVAGWDTPYPHAQEWDYFPGPARLGRALVETMEA from the coding sequence ATGCCAAGGCGGACTATGATCGAAGCGATCCGCGAAGCCATGGACGTGTCGATGGCACGCGACGAACGCGTCATCGTGTTCGGCGAGGATGTCGGCTTTTTCGGCGGCGTTTTCCGCTGCACGCAAGGTCTACAGGCGAAGTACGGCAAAAGCCGCTGCTTCGATACGCCGATCAGCGAATCCGGTATCGTCGGCTCGGCTATCGGCATGGCCGCCTACGGCCTGAAACCTTGCGTCGAGGTGCAGTTTGCCGACTATGTCTATCCGGCCTATGACCAGATCGTCTCGGAGGCGGCGCGGCTGCGCTACCGCTCGAACGGCGATTTCACCTGTCCGATCGTGGTCAGGATGCCGACCGGCGGCGGCATTTTTGGCGGCCAGACCCACAGCCAGAGCCCGGAGGCTCTATTCACCCATGTCTCCGGCCTGAAGGTCGTCGTGCCGTCCAACCCGCATGACGCCAAGGGCCTTTTGATCGCGGCGATAGAGGATCCCGACCCGGTGATCTTCCTGGAGCCGAAGCGGCTCTACAACGGCCCGTTCGACGGCCATCACGAGCGCCCGGTGACGCCGTGGTCGAAGCATGAGCTCGGCGAGGTCGCGGACGGGCATTACACGGTCCCGCTCGGCAAGGCGGTGATCCGCCGGCCGGGTGCCGATGTCACCGTGCTTGCCTATGGCACGATGGTCTATGTCGCGCAGGCGGCGGCGGAGGAGACCGGCATCGACGCCGAGATCATCGATCTGAGAACGCTGCTGCCGCTCGATCTCGAGACGATCGTCGGCTCGGTGAAAAAGACGGGCCGCTGCGTGGTCGTGCACGAGGCGACGCTGACATCCGGGTTCGGTGCCGAACTTTCGGCGCTGGTACAGGAGAACTGCTTCTATCATCTGGAAGCGCCGGTGGCGCGGGTCGCCGGCTGGGACACGCCCTATCCGCACGCGCAGGAGTGGGACTATTTTCCCGGTCCGGCCAGGCTCGGCCGCGCGCTCGTCGAAACGATGGAGGCCTAA
- a CDS encoding RidA family protein: MLFEGEQSLPKQCFGTSHVPLSPAVRAGDMVYVSGQVPVGSDGAVVTGGIVEQTEQVLSNVQAALALAGCTMDDVVKTTVWLEDARDFGAFNAVYARHFAKDPPARTTVESRLMIDIKIEVEAVAYRPV, from the coding sequence ATGCTTTTTGAAGGAGAACAGTCCTTGCCCAAGCAGTGTTTTGGAACATCGCATGTGCCGCTGTCGCCGGCAGTCCGGGCTGGCGATATGGTCTATGTCTCCGGCCAGGTGCCGGTTGGCAGCGACGGCGCGGTGGTCACGGGCGGTATCGTAGAACAGACCGAGCAGGTGCTTTCGAATGTGCAGGCAGCCCTGGCGCTGGCTGGCTGCACCATGGACGACGTGGTCAAGACGACAGTCTGGCTCGAGGACGCACGCGACTTCGGCGCCTTCAATGCCGTCTATGCCAGGCATTTTGCTAAGGATCCGCCGGCGCGGACAACGGTCGAGTCGCGGCTGATGATCGACATCAAGATCGAGGTCGAGGCTGTCGCCTACAGACCGGTTTGA
- a CDS encoding amidohydrolase/deacetylase family metallohydrolase: MQFDLLLKGGRFIDPASGLDAQRDLAIAGGRIAAIDADIPFDRAARVIDATGSIVAPGLIDLHSHVYWGGTSLGVDADLLAAKSGTTTFIDAGSAGAGNFLGFRRHVIERSKVRILAYVNISFAGIFGFSQTVSVGECSDLRLCEPRETVAAVREHADMIVGVKVRSGRHAGGSSGIAPVDLALEAADQAGLPLMAHIDEPPPGRSEVLPRLRKGDILTHCFRPFPNAPIFASGAVRPDMRLARERGVIFDIGHGMGSFDFEVAKAMLKEGLAPDVISSDVHLYCVDGPAFDILVCMSKLLALGMPLVEVLRAATQRPAEAIARPDLGALAVGAVGDIAVLRLRSGSFTFVDAVGASLVAEQRLVSDGIVIGGTWWPNEAANDFGDTERFEAHADETHVDIVARHFGHRHG, from the coding sequence ATGCAATTTGATCTTCTCCTGAAGGGCGGCCGCTTCATCGATCCGGCGTCCGGCCTCGATGCGCAACGCGATCTGGCCATCGCCGGTGGCCGCATCGCCGCGATCGATGCCGACATTCCCTTCGATCGCGCCGCGCGCGTCATCGATGCCACCGGGTCCATCGTCGCGCCTGGCCTCATCGATCTGCACAGCCACGTCTATTGGGGCGGCACCTCGCTCGGCGTCGATGCCGACCTCCTCGCCGCAAAGAGCGGCACCACCACGTTCATCGACGCAGGAAGTGCTGGCGCCGGCAACTTCCTCGGCTTTCGCCGCCATGTCATCGAGCGCTCGAAAGTCCGCATCCTGGCCTATGTCAACATTTCCTTTGCCGGGATTTTCGGCTTCTCGCAGACCGTTTCGGTTGGCGAGTGCAGCGATCTCCGGCTCTGCGAACCGCGCGAGACGGTGGCGGCGGTGCGCGAGCACGCAGACATGATTGTCGGCGTAAAAGTCCGCTCGGGTCGCCATGCCGGCGGCAGCAGCGGCATCGCGCCGGTCGATCTGGCGCTCGAGGCTGCCGACCAGGCCGGCCTGCCGCTGATGGCGCATATCGACGAGCCGCCGCCGGGCCGCTCGGAAGTGCTGCCGCGCCTGCGCAAGGGCGATATTCTCACCCATTGCTTCCGGCCGTTTCCCAACGCGCCGATCTTCGCATCCGGCGCGGTGCGGCCCGACATGCGGCTGGCGCGCGAACGCGGCGTCATCTTCGATATCGGCCACGGCATGGGTTCGTTCGATTTCGAGGTCGCCAAGGCGATGCTCAAGGAGGGGCTGGCACCTGACGTGATCAGCAGCGACGTGCATCTCTACTGCGTCGACGGACCGGCCTTCGACATTCTGGTGTGCATGTCGAAACTGCTGGCGCTCGGCATGCCGCTGGTCGAGGTTTTGCGCGCGGCAACACAGCGGCCGGCCGAGGCGATCGCAAGGCCCGATCTTGGCGCACTTGCGGTCGGTGCCGTCGGCGACATCGCGGTGCTGCGGCTGCGTTCGGGCAGTTTCACCTTTGTCGACGCGGTCGGCGCCTCGCTGGTCGCCGAGCAGAGGCTGGTCTCGGACGGTATCGTGATCGGCGGCACCTGGTGGCCGAACGAGGCGGCTAACGATTTTGGCGATACCGAACGCTTCGAAGCGCATGCGGATGAGACGCATGTCGATATTGTGGCCAGGCATTTCGGGCATCGGCACGGTTGA
- a CDS encoding Lrp/AsnC family transcriptional regulator: MLSNAEQALLSLLRANARASTAELARRLGVSRTTVQSRIERLEQRGIITGYGVRLSPDYEQGLVRAHVLLTVTPKLADKVVRSLQALPPVRTLHSVSGNFDMIVIVDAPSIKDLDTLLDQIGAMDGVERTSSSIILSTRIDR, encoded by the coding sequence GTGCTTAGCAACGCCGAACAGGCCCTGCTCTCCCTGCTGCGCGCGAATGCGCGCGCCTCGACGGCCGAGCTGGCGCGTCGGCTCGGCGTGTCGCGGACGACGGTGCAGAGCCGGATCGAGCGGCTGGAGCAGCGCGGCATCATCACCGGCTATGGGGTCAGGCTTTCGCCCGATTACGAACAGGGACTGGTGCGGGCGCATGTGCTGCTCACCGTCACGCCCAAGCTCGCCGACAAGGTGGTGCGCAGCCTGCAGGCGCTGCCGCCGGTGCGGACGCTGCATTCGGTGAGCGGCAATTTCGACATGATCGTCATCGTCGACGCGCCGTCGATCAAGGATCTCGACACGCTCCTCGACCAGATCGGCGCGATGGACGGGGTCGAGCGGACGTCGTCCTCGATCATCCTGTCGACGCGGATCGACCGCTGA
- a CDS encoding dihydrolipoamide acetyltransferase family protein — protein MGEYVIKLPDVGEGVAEAELVEWQVKVGDLVREDAVLAAVMTDKATVEIPSPVDGEIVWLGAEIGDTVAIGSPIVRLKVAGEGNVKAGAESSGGEAKATGATPTPSPSPQGGGGRASAPKADAKPAPPSGSASVRGSEMATESPSPLWGGVRGGGTLSPRSALSAAPRPEGEKPLASPAIRLRAKEAGVDLRQVAGSGPAGRIRHEDIDAFLASGPQLAKVSGLARNEAVEDIKIIGLRRKIAEKMALAKSRIPHITYVEEIDVTALEELRAALNKEKRAGAERSKLTLLPFLMRAMVKAITDQPNINALFDDEAGIVHQHGGVHIGIAAQTPSGLVVPVVKHAEARDIWDCAAELNRLAEAARSGTATRDELSGSTITITSLGAMGGVATTPVINHPEVAILGVNKMMVRPVWDGTQFIPRKMMNLSSSFDHRVIDGWDAAVFIQRIKMLLETPALIFVD, from the coding sequence ATGGGCGAATATGTGATCAAGCTGCCCGATGTCGGCGAAGGCGTCGCCGAGGCCGAGCTCGTCGAATGGCAGGTCAAGGTCGGCGATCTCGTGCGCGAGGACGCGGTGCTGGCCGCAGTCATGACCGACAAGGCGACGGTCGAGATTCCTTCGCCGGTCGACGGCGAAATCGTCTGGCTGGGTGCGGAGATCGGCGACACGGTGGCGATCGGCTCGCCCATTGTACGCTTGAAAGTGGCCGGCGAGGGCAATGTGAAGGCAGGTGCGGAGTCGTCGGGAGGTGAGGCGAAAGCTACCGGCGCTACCCCCACCCCTAGCCCCTCCCCACAAGGGGGAGGGGGACGCGCTTCGGCTCCCAAGGCTGATGCCAAACCAGCGCCACCTTCGGGAAGCGCGTCCGTGCGTGGAAGTGAAATGGCGACGGAATCCCCCTCCCCTTTGTGGGGAGGGGTTAGGGGTGGGGGTACCCTTTCTCCCCGTTCGGCTTTATCCGCCGCTCCTCGTCCCGAAGGCGAAAAGCCGCTGGCGTCGCCGGCCATCCGCCTCAGGGCAAAAGAGGCTGGCGTCGACCTTCGGCAGGTAGCGGGCAGCGGCCCGGCCGGACGCATCCGACATGAGGACATCGACGCCTTCCTGGCTAGCGGACCACAACTTGCGAAGGTCTCCGGCCTCGCCCGCAACGAGGCCGTCGAAGACATTAAGATCATCGGGCTCAGGCGCAAGATCGCCGAGAAGATGGCGCTGGCCAAGTCGCGTATCCCGCACATCACCTATGTCGAGGAGATCGATGTCACTGCGCTCGAGGAATTGCGCGCGGCGCTCAACAAGGAGAAGCGCGCGGGTGCGGAGAGGTCGAAGCTGACGCTGCTGCCGTTCCTGATGCGGGCGATGGTCAAGGCGATTACCGACCAGCCCAATATCAACGCGCTGTTCGACGACGAGGCCGGCATCGTCCACCAGCATGGCGGCGTTCATATCGGCATCGCCGCGCAGACGCCTTCGGGGCTGGTTGTGCCGGTGGTCAAGCACGCCGAGGCGCGCGACATCTGGGACTGCGCCGCCGAGCTCAACCGGCTTGCTGAGGCGGCCAGATCAGGCACGGCGACGCGCGACGAGCTCTCGGGGTCGACCATCACCATCACCTCGCTCGGTGCCATGGGCGGTGTGGCGACGACGCCGGTGATCAACCATCCGGAAGTGGCAATCCTCGGCGTCAACAAGATGATGGTGCGGCCGGTATGGGACGGCACCCAGTTCATCCCGCGCAAGATGATGAACCTGTCCTCCAGCTTCGACCACCGCGTCATCGACGGCTGGGATGCCGCAGTGTTTATTCAACGGATCAAGATGCTGCTGGAGACCCCGGCGCTGATTTTTGTGGATTGA
- a CDS encoding NAD(P)/FAD-dependent oxidoreductase, translated as MLDMGPSKQAATWFSSLSRALETGDAAAATNLFVEDCYWRDLLTFTWNIKTMEGRAAIRDMLEATLATTKPTAWQLSGEASSDEGIVEAWFTFQTSSAWGRGIMRLEDGRCRTLFTAMSDLKGFEERKGPARPLGVRHKADPDRETWSEARAREARDLGAGQQPYCLVIGGGQGGIMLGARLRQLGVPAIVIEKNAQVGDSWRNRYRSLVLHDPVWYDHLPYIPFPENWPVFTPKDKMGDWLEMYTRVMELNYWTSTRCVSASYDEAEKIWTVEVDRAGESITLKPRHIVFATGAYGPPRQIDLPGATAFQGEILHSSQYSSGEKFRGKAVAVIGAASSGHDVAVDLWESGAEVTMIQRSPTTVVKSDTLMEVGFEIFSEDALARGITTEKADMIVASTPFAVLPQSQRALYDIIKARDAAFYDRLRGAGFAIDFGDDETGLLMKAYRTGSGYYIDVGASDLIIGGEIGIRSGVEIKSLTPTGILFDDGTELAADAIISCTGYQSMNETVAAIVSREVADKVGPCWGIGSGVKGDPGPWQGELRNMWKPTAQEALWFHGGNLALSRFYSKFVALQIKARMEGVATPVYGAPGR; from the coding sequence ATGCTCGACATGGGACCATCGAAACAGGCGGCCACTTGGTTTTCCTCCCTCTCCCGCGCGCTCGAGACGGGCGACGCAGCGGCCGCGACTAACTTGTTCGTCGAGGATTGCTACTGGCGCGACCTGCTGACCTTCACCTGGAACATCAAGACGATGGAAGGCCGTGCCGCGATCCGCGACATGCTGGAAGCCACACTGGCTACGACCAAGCCGACTGCCTGGCAGCTCAGTGGCGAGGCAAGCTCGGACGAAGGCATCGTCGAGGCCTGGTTCACCTTCCAGACGTCATCGGCGTGGGGCCGGGGCATCATGCGCCTGGAGGACGGCCGATGCCGGACGCTGTTCACGGCGATGAGCGATCTCAAGGGTTTTGAGGAGCGCAAGGGGCCGGCGCGGCCGCTGGGTGTCCGCCACAAGGCCGACCCGGACCGCGAGACCTGGTCGGAGGCGAGGGCGCGTGAGGCGCGTGATCTCGGCGCCGGCCAGCAGCCCTACTGCCTGGTCATCGGCGGCGGCCAGGGCGGCATCATGCTGGGGGCACGGCTGCGGCAGCTCGGCGTGCCGGCCATCGTCATCGAGAAGAACGCTCAAGTCGGCGATTCCTGGCGCAACCGCTATCGCTCGCTCGTGCTGCACGACCCGGTCTGGTACGACCATTTGCCCTACATCCCGTTTCCGGAAAACTGGCCGGTGTTCACGCCCAAGGACAAGATGGGCGACTGGCTGGAAATGTATACGCGCGTCATGGAGCTCAATTACTGGACCTCCACGAGATGCGTCAGCGCCAGCTATGACGAGGCGGAAAAAATCTGGACGGTCGAGGTCGATCGCGCCGGCGAGAGCATCACGCTGAAACCCAGGCACATCGTCTTCGCAACCGGCGCCTATGGCCCGCCGAGGCAGATCGACCTGCCGGGCGCCACGGCGTTCCAGGGCGAGATCCTGCATTCCAGCCAGTATTCCAGCGGCGAAAAATTCCGTGGCAAGGCGGTCGCCGTCATCGGCGCGGCAAGCTCGGGGCACGATGTCGCCGTCGATCTCTGGGAGAGCGGCGCTGAGGTGACCATGATCCAGCGCTCGCCGACGACGGTGGTCAAATCCGACACGCTGATGGAGGTCGGCTTCGAGATCTTTTCTGAAGATGCGCTGGCCCGTGGCATCACCACCGAGAAGGCCGACATGATCGTCGCCTCGACGCCCTTCGCTGTGCTGCCGCAAAGCCAGCGGGCGCTCTACGACATCATCAAGGCACGCGACGCGGCATTCTACGACCGCTTGCGCGGCGCCGGCTTCGCCATCGATTTCGGCGACGACGAGACCGGGCTGCTGATGAAGGCCTACCGCACCGGCTCGGGCTACTACATCGACGTCGGCGCCTCCGATCTGATCATCGGCGGCGAGATCGGCATCCGCAGCGGTGTCGAGATCAAGTCGCTGACGCCGACAGGGATCCTGTTCGATGACGGCACCGAACTGGCGGCCGACGCGATCATCTCCTGCACCGGCTATCAGTCGATGAACGAGACCGTGGCGGCGATCGTCTCGCGCGAGGTCGCCGACAAGGTCGGGCCGTGCTGGGGGATTGGCTCCGGCGTGAAAGGCGACCCGGGACCATGGCAAGGCGAATTGCGCAACATGTGGAAGCCGACGGCGCAGGAAGCGCTATGGTTCCACGGCGGCAATTTGGCGCTGTCGCGCTTCTATTCGAAGTTCGTCGCGCTGCAGATCAAGGCGAGGATGGAAGGCGTTGCGACGCCGGTTTATGGGGCGCCGGGGCGGTAG